In the genome of Paenibacillus sp. FSL R5-0766, one region contains:
- a CDS encoding endonuclease/exonuclease/phosphatase family protein, which translates to MKILTLNTHAWAEEDQLNKISQLADFINTHQFDVISMQEVNQSMQEVALSEEELKMYYATEPDAVIKKDNYAYVLLQQLTEQYYWTWIPAHVGFQKYDEGLAILSRTPIKQAFGEYVSHMRDYNNYRTRKIVGIQTVVQGEATWFVNGHYNWWDDAQEPFKGQWELTESKLAPYMDQPLYIMGDFNNVAEVRGEGYDYMMSKGWNDLYTTALQKDEGATVVKAIAGWADNKRDLRIDYIFSNRPIQAKSSTVVLNGKNGPVVSDHFGVAVEI; encoded by the coding sequence ATGAAAATACTTACGTTAAACACACACGCCTGGGCGGAAGAGGATCAACTGAACAAGATCAGTCAACTGGCTGATTTTATTAATACACATCAATTCGATGTGATCTCCATGCAGGAGGTCAACCAATCGATGCAGGAAGTCGCGCTTTCTGAAGAAGAACTGAAGATGTATTATGCTACTGAACCCGATGCAGTGATTAAAAAAGACAACTATGCCTACGTCCTGCTTCAGCAGCTGACAGAGCAATATTACTGGACGTGGATTCCCGCGCATGTCGGGTTTCAAAAATACGATGAAGGACTGGCGATCCTTAGCCGGACGCCGATTAAGCAGGCTTTTGGGGAATACGTGTCCCACATGCGGGATTATAACAACTATCGTACACGCAAGATTGTGGGAATTCAGACGGTCGTCCAAGGTGAAGCAACCTGGTTTGTGAACGGACATTATAACTGGTGGGATGATGCGCAGGAACCTTTCAAGGGACAGTGGGAGTTGACGGAGAGCAAGCTTGCCCCCTACATGGACCAGCCGTTATATATAATGGGTGATTTCAATAATGTCGCGGAAGTGCGTGGTGAAGGCTATGATTATATGATGAGCAAAGGCTGGAATGACCTGTACACCACAGCATTGCAAAAGGATGAAGGAGCAACCGTGGTGAAGGCCATTGCCGGCTGGGCAGATAACAAACGCGATCTTCGGATCGACTATATTTTCTCCAATCGTCCGATTCAGGCTAAATCTTCTACCGTGGTCTTGAACGGTAAAAACGGGCCGGTCGTGTCTGACCATTTTGGCGTCGCTGTAGAGATATAA
- a CDS encoding methyl-accepting chemotaxis protein yields the protein MNTLESLVNAMPFVSQMFRDDISISINDHEKVLYFSEAKSLEIGVKVGDELHDDYKHFKMLTNRDSRTVARMPGDLQGRPFDAILIPIKENDQVVGILGVNYAMDSHMTLETLIRENETTINALVGGIQQIAAHSEELSATSEEILRNSKKASENSVSVSKVTNVIREVSEQTNLLGLNAMIEAARVGDQGAGFGVVASEVRKLSDHTKQAAADIETSLGSVQDSMKHMEQEIGQITTATVDQAKLVTEFMESIEQLSETSANLKKFVHQMLALE from the coding sequence TTGAATACTCTTGAATCTCTGGTAAATGCTATGCCTTTTGTTAGCCAAATGTTCCGTGACGACATATCCATATCCATTAATGATCATGAGAAAGTATTGTATTTTTCCGAAGCAAAAAGTCTGGAGATTGGCGTGAAGGTTGGGGATGAGCTGCATGATGATTATAAACATTTCAAAATGCTGACTAACAGAGATTCCCGTACCGTGGCACGTATGCCTGGTGATCTGCAGGGCAGACCTTTTGATGCCATTCTAATCCCTATTAAAGAGAACGATCAGGTCGTGGGTATATTGGGTGTGAACTACGCAATGGATAGTCACATGACACTGGAAACGCTGATCCGTGAAAATGAAACGACCATTAATGCGCTGGTCGGCGGCATTCAGCAGATTGCGGCACATTCCGAAGAACTCTCCGCGACATCGGAAGAGATTCTGCGGAATTCCAAAAAAGCTTCAGAGAACTCGGTCAGTGTAAGTAAAGTAACAAACGTCATTCGTGAAGTATCGGAACAAACCAACCTGCTTGGACTCAACGCCATGATAGAGGCAGCTCGTGTAGGCGATCAGGGAGCCGGCTTCGGTGTGGTTGCCAGTGAAGTACGCAAGCTGTCCGATCATACGAAACAGGCAGCGGCTGATATCGAAACATCCCTAGGTAGTGTACAAGATTCCATGAAACATATGGAGCAGGAGATCGGTCAGATTACAACAGCAACGGTGGATCAGGCCAAGCTTGTTACCGAGTTCATGGAAAGTATCGAACAGCTTAGTGAGACAAGCGCGAATCTGAAAAAGTTTGTACATCAGATGCTGGCGCTCGAGTAA
- a CDS encoding glycoside hydrolase family 88 protein, whose product MTTYFSEPQSMYYRFGEDQDQVLKVLAERYIGANAQADFVYRVFQKSGILQNEKGLYDLNLGKRFPDVPKDHISYAAALVWGDEDRNLDVLVRCYGPIRFYFNEQLVYRSTVMDEISPDATVKLSIDIKPGWNTIWLEMKNTPAGFGCQFGSDEGKVRILNVFAPFQERQGQAGWVFSQPNPATSKQPDLLGKESDYSLNWLPETGWSDEDKTKPAFERIFGNLAGKHAYAWTHLNNNDSTGSPVRLSGQSSGSLSIWIGGKPVAQVKEPGSFEVDIPVSFGRSNLIVRSECNDTAEPWHFNMNATVSGKPLSLELPQRVHGANGESWLYVGPFESEVEPDLADLTRTDRVYQTGQGQTYWRLDRPDAWIRPYYENAMLSNKWTVGSVTNYGRWDYPLGVTVYGLLRTGRYLQRPDITCYAAEHVQACTQMYEYSLWDREQYGFPAVNQQLVMLKMLDNCGSFGSAMLEAYSECHEPTFLPIAERIADFMLSRLERQEDGAFYRTCVGEYAENTMWADDLYMSTPFLVRYARVTGNSAALDEAARQFSLYRKYLFMPEFKIMSHVYDFKYEQATQIPWGRGNGWTLFSLTEVLEALPAEHPERPALIDFFNELCEGYAALQGESGLWHQVLNVPQTYEEASCTAMFAYGFARGVRFGWFKDPEVYVAAAERAWKGLICKAIDRQGNVHGVCSGSRYAFTAEYYDQDLRTVTNDNHGIGIMMLAGTEVAKMKKHLAEHRVSSPAVSHS is encoded by the coding sequence ATGACGACCTATTTCAGTGAACCGCAGAGCATGTATTACCGATTTGGAGAAGATCAGGATCAGGTGTTGAAGGTACTGGCCGAGAGGTATATTGGAGCCAATGCGCAGGCTGATTTTGTATATCGGGTATTCCAGAAGTCTGGTATTTTGCAAAATGAAAAAGGGCTTTATGATCTGAATTTAGGTAAACGCTTTCCTGATGTTCCTAAAGACCATATATCTTACGCAGCTGCACTGGTATGGGGGGACGAGGACCGGAATCTGGACGTGTTGGTCCGCTGTTATGGACCTATTCGTTTCTATTTCAATGAGCAGTTGGTCTATCGCTCTACCGTAATGGATGAGATTAGTCCAGACGCAACGGTGAAGCTCAGCATCGATATCAAGCCTGGTTGGAACACCATTTGGCTGGAAATGAAAAACACCCCTGCCGGATTTGGCTGCCAATTTGGGTCAGATGAAGGAAAAGTGCGCATTTTGAATGTATTTGCTCCATTTCAGGAGAGACAGGGGCAAGCGGGGTGGGTGTTCTCCCAACCGAACCCAGCCACGAGTAAACAACCGGACCTGCTTGGAAAAGAATCAGACTACAGCTTGAACTGGCTGCCTGAGACAGGCTGGTCTGATGAAGATAAAACCAAGCCAGCTTTCGAGCGAATATTCGGAAATCTTGCTGGTAAGCATGCTTATGCCTGGACCCATCTGAACAATAATGATTCAACCGGGAGTCCGGTGCGATTGTCAGGACAATCTTCGGGTTCTCTGAGTATTTGGATTGGCGGCAAGCCTGTGGCGCAAGTGAAGGAGCCGGGTTCGTTCGAAGTGGATATACCAGTCTCCTTTGGACGGAGTAACCTGATTGTCCGAAGTGAATGCAACGATACGGCTGAACCATGGCATTTTAATATGAATGCAACCGTGTCGGGCAAGCCGCTCTCACTGGAACTTCCTCAGCGTGTGCACGGTGCTAATGGAGAGTCTTGGTTATATGTTGGACCTTTTGAATCGGAGGTTGAACCGGACTTGGCGGATCTGACTCGAACGGACCGAGTGTATCAAACGGGGCAAGGACAGACATATTGGCGCTTGGATCGACCGGATGCTTGGATCAGACCTTATTATGAGAACGCGATGTTAAGCAACAAATGGACAGTGGGCAGTGTGACTAATTATGGTCGCTGGGATTATCCATTGGGTGTCACTGTATATGGTCTATTACGGACTGGGCGTTATTTGCAGAGACCAGACATTACATGTTATGCGGCTGAGCATGTGCAGGCATGTACCCAGATGTATGAGTACTCATTATGGGATCGGGAGCAGTATGGTTTCCCGGCAGTCAATCAACAATTGGTCATGCTGAAAATGCTGGATAACTGCGGTTCTTTTGGTTCAGCCATGCTGGAAGCGTATTCCGAGTGTCATGAACCAACGTTTCTTCCGATTGCTGAACGGATCGCCGATTTCATGCTTTCCCGTTTGGAACGACAGGAGGATGGGGCATTTTATCGCACATGCGTAGGGGAGTATGCCGAGAATACCATGTGGGCAGATGATCTCTACATGAGTACGCCGTTTCTCGTTCGTTATGCACGGGTGACAGGCAACTCGGCCGCATTAGATGAAGCCGCCAGACAATTTTCACTGTATCGGAAGTATCTGTTTATGCCTGAGTTCAAGATCATGTCCCATGTGTATGATTTCAAATACGAACAGGCAACGCAGATTCCATGGGGACGGGGAAATGGCTGGACACTGTTTTCCTTGACGGAGGTATTGGAAGCTTTGCCGGCAGAGCATCCCGAGCGTCCAGCCTTAATAGATTTCTTCAATGAGCTGTGTGAAGGGTACGCAGCGCTTCAAGGGGAAAGCGGGTTGTGGCATCAGGTGTTGAATGTTCCGCAGACGTATGAAGAAGCCTCCTGCACGGCGATGTTTGCCTATGGTTTTGCGAGAGGTGTGCGTTTTGGCTGGTTCAAAGACCCTGAAGTTTATGTCGCAGCTGCCGAGCGGGCTTGGAAGGGACTCATCTGCAAAGCAATCGATCGTCAAGGGAATGTGCATGGTGTGTGCAGCGGTTCGAGATATGCGTTTACGGCAGAGTATTATGATCAGGACTTGCGTACCGTCACCAATGACAATCACGGAATAGGCATTATGATGCTGGCAGGAACTGAAGTGGCAAAAATGAAGAAACATCTGGCTGAGCACAGAGTGTCTTCACCTGCAGTCTCACATTCCTGA
- a CDS encoding ABC transporter substrate-binding protein, translating to MMITKKWVTLFCLSLLLFATACSGGATDTPSSSGEASGSEGDSSGKIELRMTWWGSQTRHDLTTKVIQLFEEKHPGITIKPEYSGWDGYFDKLTTQVAGSNAPDIIQMDYAFLTDFARRGALLDLTPFAKSKELRTEDHDQSMITAGSIDDKLYAITLGVNAPGVIYDATVFQELGIEEPQESWTWKDFGDIATKIAAAKGEGFYGSADISGTTNMFELFIRQSGKGLFDGGTMTATSEELQQWFDMWSALRENGGVTTAEITASTTNALETRPISLGTAAMDFAWSNQLLTFQQVNKNQDHKLGIQVLPHGVGEKQIGEYLKPGQFLSGYGKTKHPKEVAMFIDFMVNDPEATAILGSERGVPVNSSIREQMQPTLPEAEQVIFQFIDTVSKNSSEIDPPYPQGFAEVDTSFKSASEQIAFGQGSTPDVIAQFIEGAKATLGSSQ from the coding sequence ATGATGATTACAAAAAAGTGGGTAACCCTGTTCTGCCTGTCCCTGTTATTGTTCGCTACAGCCTGTTCTGGAGGGGCCACCGATACACCATCTTCTTCTGGAGAAGCAAGTGGAAGTGAAGGAGATTCATCAGGCAAGATTGAATTGCGCATGACCTGGTGGGGATCACAGACTAGACATGATCTGACGACCAAAGTCATCCAATTGTTTGAAGAGAAACATCCGGGAATCACCATTAAACCTGAATATTCCGGTTGGGACGGTTACTTTGACAAGTTGACTACACAGGTAGCTGGTTCGAATGCACCTGATATCATCCAGATGGATTACGCCTTTCTGACTGACTTTGCCCGGCGTGGGGCCTTGCTTGACCTGACCCCGTTTGCAAAGAGCAAAGAGCTGCGGACAGAGGACCATGATCAGAGCATGATTACAGCCGGATCAATTGACGATAAATTATATGCGATTACCCTCGGAGTTAACGCACCGGGTGTCATCTATGATGCCACCGTATTTCAGGAATTAGGAATCGAAGAACCACAAGAGAGCTGGACATGGAAGGATTTTGGGGATATTGCGACCAAGATCGCCGCAGCCAAAGGTGAGGGGTTCTATGGATCTGCAGACATTTCCGGTACAACGAACATGTTTGAATTGTTTATCCGGCAATCCGGAAAAGGATTGTTCGACGGTGGCACAATGACAGCTACCAGCGAGGAGCTTCAGCAATGGTTCGATATGTGGAGCGCACTACGCGAGAATGGTGGAGTGACCACAGCGGAGATAACGGCATCCACAACCAATGCGCTGGAGACACGCCCGATTTCGCTGGGTACAGCTGCGATGGATTTTGCATGGTCTAATCAATTGCTGACATTCCAGCAGGTGAACAAAAACCAGGATCATAAGCTTGGCATACAGGTTCTTCCACATGGTGTAGGTGAAAAGCAAATCGGTGAATATCTGAAGCCAGGCCAGTTCCTCTCCGGTTATGGCAAAACCAAACATCCAAAGGAAGTTGCCATGTTCATTGATTTCATGGTCAATGATCCAGAAGCAACCGCTATTCTTGGTTCTGAACGTGGGGTACCGGTCAATTCCAGTATTCGTGAACAGATGCAACCTACGCTGCCGGAAGCAGAGCAAGTCATTTTCCAATTTATCGATACGGTATCGAAGAACTCCAGCGAGATTGACCCGCCATACCCGCAAGGATTTGCTGAAGTGGACACGAGTTTCAAGAGCGCAAGCGAGCAGATCGCCTTCGGTCAAGGCAGTACTCCAGATGTCATTGCCCAGTTTATTGAAGGAGCCAAGGCTACGCTTGGATCGAGTCAATAA
- a CDS encoding sugar ABC transporter permease: protein MTTSQVSQARIERVTTRRVKRRYAHNGAALLFLAPWLVGLLFLTLGPMLVSLYISFTDYSILAAPSWVGLDNYTTMFTSDKLFTQSLKVTFTYVAVSVPVKLIFALLVAMLLNKGIRGLGIYRTVYYIPTLLGGSVAIAMLWRKMLGGDGLLNSVLAMVGIKAPDWVANPKYALYSIVLLSVWQFGSSMIIFLAGLKQIPPEYDEASAVDGAGPLRRFFYITLPILSPVIFFNLVMQLITSFQSFTQAFVISNGSGGPVNSTLMYSLYLYKKGFSFFQMGYASAMAWVLVILIGVFTLLVFRSSKLWVHYEDGGKS, encoded by the coding sequence ATGACGACATCACAGGTCAGTCAAGCCCGAATCGAGCGTGTAACTACCCGGCGGGTGAAACGGAGATATGCCCACAATGGAGCAGCGCTTCTGTTCCTCGCCCCATGGCTTGTCGGATTGTTATTTCTAACCCTTGGTCCCATGCTGGTATCGTTATACATCTCGTTCACTGATTACAGTATCCTGGCCGCCCCTTCCTGGGTCGGTCTGGATAACTACACCACGATGTTTACATCGGATAAACTGTTTACCCAGTCGCTCAAAGTCACCTTCACGTATGTCGCTGTATCCGTACCGGTCAAGTTGATCTTTGCGCTGCTGGTAGCCATGTTGCTCAACAAAGGGATTCGAGGACTCGGTATTTACCGGACGGTGTATTACATCCCGACATTGCTTGGGGGTAGCGTGGCGATTGCGATGTTGTGGCGTAAAATGCTGGGTGGGGATGGGCTGCTCAATAGTGTCCTTGCCATGGTAGGTATTAAAGCTCCCGATTGGGTTGCGAATCCGAAGTATGCCCTGTACTCCATCGTCCTGTTATCCGTATGGCAGTTTGGATCGTCGATGATTATTTTTCTGGCTGGCCTGAAGCAGATTCCACCCGAGTATGATGAAGCCTCAGCGGTAGATGGTGCAGGTCCTCTTCGGAGATTCTTCTATATAACGTTGCCGATTCTGTCACCTGTCATCTTCTTCAATCTCGTGATGCAGCTGATTACATCGTTTCAATCGTTCACACAGGCTTTTGTTATCAGTAACGGTAGCGGAGGGCCAGTGAATTCAACCTTAATGTACTCTCTGTATCTGTACAAAAAAGGATTTTCATTCTTTCAGATGGGCTATGCTTCTGCGATGGCCTGGGTGCTGGTCATCCTGATTGGCGTATTTACATTGCTCGTATTCCGCAGTAGCAAGCTGTGGGTGCACTATGAGGATGGTGGGAAATCATGA
- a CDS encoding carbohydrate ABC transporter permease, with the protein MIGQRNSTAWVVSKHVLISGIAFVMLYPILWMLGSSFKPGHMIFTETWFWPQEWNWKNYMNGWSGIQGNPFARFLTNSVILSLGAVLGNVISCSMAAYAFARLNFRFKAICFGLMLMTIMLPHHVTLIPQYILFNHLEWVNTYLPLVVPKWLATDAFFIFLMVQFFRGLPKELDEAATIDGCGPVKIYTKIIIPLAFPALVTTMIFTFLWTWDDFFSQLIYLSDVSKYTVPLGLRLFLDSSSQSDWGPMFAMSVLSLVPCFIVFIVCQKYFVEGIATSGLKG; encoded by the coding sequence ATGATTGGACAACGGAACTCTACAGCATGGGTCGTCAGCAAACATGTGTTGATCTCAGGCATCGCCTTTGTCATGCTCTACCCGATCCTCTGGATGCTGGGCAGCTCATTCAAACCGGGACATATGATCTTTACAGAGACCTGGTTCTGGCCACAGGAATGGAATTGGAAAAATTACATGAATGGCTGGTCGGGAATTCAGGGCAATCCGTTCGCCCGCTTTCTGACCAACTCTGTCATCCTGTCGCTTGGCGCCGTGCTGGGCAATGTCATCTCCTGCTCTATGGCGGCATATGCCTTCGCCCGACTAAATTTTCGTTTCAAAGCCATCTGCTTCGGACTGATGCTTATGACGATCATGCTGCCCCATCATGTGACGCTGATCCCGCAGTATATTCTCTTCAACCACCTAGAGTGGGTGAATACGTATCTGCCGCTTGTAGTGCCAAAATGGCTGGCGACCGACGCCTTCTTCATTTTTCTCATGGTACAGTTCTTCCGGGGATTGCCCAAAGAGCTGGATGAGGCGGCCACCATCGATGGATGCGGTCCTGTGAAAATATACACCAAAATCATCATTCCACTTGCTTTTCCGGCGCTGGTTACCACGATGATCTTTACGTTCTTGTGGACATGGGACGACTTCTTCAGTCAGTTGATCTACCTGAGTGACGTGAGCAAATACACCGTGCCGCTGGGTCTGCGTTTGTTCCTTGATTCCAGCTCTCAATCCGATTGGGGTCCGATGTTTGCCATGTCGGTGTTGTCGCTGGTGCCATGTTTCATTGTATTTATTGTGTGTCAAAAGTACTTCGTGGAAGGAATCGCGACCTCTGGGCTCAAAGGGTAA
- a CDS encoding histidine kinase has product MRKGRWSSFINQKLQQSKLSTLMVTCFIAFNLLLVSVVVWLAYQSFSTVTFAEISKARLALLNESTRRGFDFITGVTGTAYALASNRELSSLLETADTGRLAQIHQRREVSRILDHTMVVSEGITSIELYTDVFNEVTVTMADRIFPVDTIAHDSWFATLETADAAWVPLRENVSGQSLVGYAQRIFDSRGGTVAYVLIRLSRADIVRRFADVPMVLDGKVLLVDTAGNVVMQMGRVDPAGEKERADRRNEASTVQEPGGAVNSSSSIIDSAWIQEHVQHGADGYEVVSGQPGGAQLVLYSRPAMLQWRLVQTIPVYTLLSPLRQAGWQILGIAVLGLLCSAVLAYLFVRQIIRPLRQLIKRMRQLEKGDFDTRVQLSFTEEYAHLAYGFNHMASQLTTLMEQVKDESRAKREAQTGLLEAQIKPHFLYNTLDMIHWRALDYEAKDISRMIVQLSKLLRIGLSGGRLFIRVRDELEQARCYVNIQSERLPFSIQYQEQIDPHIRGCYIPKIILQPFIENAVMHGRPEEGTLRIQVHMHEEVGPHEDIVIRITDNGRGLPEGWKLEETCGIGVRNVHQRIQLYCGKRYGVQLSDRESGGVEVTITLPRIETDEQLNLWLDGEK; this is encoded by the coding sequence ATGAGGAAAGGAAGATGGTCTTCATTTATTAATCAAAAGCTGCAACAAAGCAAGCTCTCCACGTTGATGGTGACTTGCTTTATTGCGTTTAACCTGTTGCTTGTCTCGGTTGTTGTCTGGCTGGCATATCAGTCTTTCTCCACGGTCACATTTGCCGAGATTAGCAAAGCACGTCTGGCTCTTCTGAACGAGAGCACACGTCGGGGATTTGATTTCATCACAGGGGTAACCGGAACCGCCTATGCTTTGGCAAGCAATCGGGAACTGTCCAGTCTGCTCGAAACGGCTGATACGGGCAGGCTTGCACAGATTCACCAGCGGAGAGAGGTCTCTCGAATTCTGGATCATACCATGGTCGTGAGTGAAGGCATCACTTCCATTGAACTGTATACGGATGTTTTTAATGAAGTGACAGTGACTATGGCTGATCGCATATTTCCAGTGGACACCATCGCACACGACTCTTGGTTTGCTACGCTGGAAACGGCTGATGCCGCTTGGGTTCCGCTGCGTGAGAACGTATCGGGCCAATCCCTGGTCGGATACGCCCAACGGATTTTCGACAGTCGTGGAGGGACGGTTGCCTATGTGCTCATTCGACTGAGCAGAGCGGACATCGTACGCAGGTTTGCCGATGTACCCATGGTGCTTGATGGAAAAGTCCTGTTGGTAGATACCGCTGGTAATGTCGTAATGCAGATGGGGAGAGTTGATCCAGCAGGGGAGAAGGAACGAGCGGATAGAAGAAATGAAGCGAGTACAGTACAGGAACCGGGTGGAGCTGTAAATTCATCTTCTTCTATTATAGATAGTGCATGGATTCAGGAACATGTCCAGCATGGTGCAGACGGGTACGAAGTAGTTTCCGGCCAACCCGGAGGTGCTCAATTGGTGCTGTACTCCAGGCCAGCCATGCTTCAGTGGCGTCTCGTACAGACTATTCCGGTATATACACTGTTATCTCCGCTCAGACAAGCGGGCTGGCAGATCCTCGGCATCGCCGTGCTGGGACTATTATGCTCGGCTGTGCTGGCGTACCTGTTTGTAAGGCAGATCATCCGACCTTTGCGACAATTAATCAAGCGAATGAGACAACTGGAGAAAGGGGACTTCGATACCCGGGTCCAACTTTCGTTTACAGAGGAATATGCCCATTTGGCTTATGGCTTTAATCACATGGCTTCACAGCTCACGACGCTGATGGAACAGGTGAAGGATGAGAGCCGGGCCAAGCGTGAAGCCCAGACGGGCTTGCTTGAGGCCCAGATCAAACCCCATTTTTTATACAATACCCTCGACATGATCCACTGGCGCGCACTTGATTACGAAGCCAAGGATATCAGTCGCATGATTGTACAACTAAGTAAGCTGTTACGGATCGGACTGAGTGGAGGGAGACTGTTTATACGGGTTCGTGATGAGTTGGAACAAGCCCGTTGCTACGTTAACATCCAGTCAGAGCGGCTGCCGTTCTCCATTCAATATCAGGAGCAGATCGATCCGCATATTCGCGGTTGTTACATTCCCAAGATCATTTTGCAGCCCTTCATCGAAAATGCCGTTATGCACGGGCGCCCTGAAGAAGGCACACTTCGAATTCAGGTGCATATGCACGAAGAGGTTGGCCCGCATGAGGATATCGTCATTCGTATCACGGATAATGGGCGGGGTTTGCCGGAGGGGTGGAAACTCGAAGAGACGTGTGGCATCGGTGTACGGAATGTACATCAGCGCATTCAGCTCTATTGTGGGAAGAGGTATGGCGTTCAACTGAGCGATAGAGAGTCAGGTGGCGTGGAAGTGACCATTACGCTGCCGCGTATTGAGACCGACGAGCAATTAAATCTATGGCTGGACGGTGAAAAATGA
- a CDS encoding response regulator, with protein sequence MMKTIMLVDDDPHIVKALTDHIDWPSLGLSIAGTASNGLDALELFHRMHPDVVMTDVYLPGMTGLEITQTLRRDHPHLPIIILSGYDEFENARAAMRWGVNHFLLKPAEVEEIESVLREVLLEQDVRERHERLERTYKQEVGRVLPYLRKQFLHELLTTRYRADELPKERMDYIGIHMSSQTRAISLQLNRPVFLTRMKERDWQLLRYGAADIIQETVKEQAARMNGQVEIVDYSDQVFVLLLLGDKDYLEECLPLVERMIDQIFTYLKIEVSAGIGRSKSHPCEVIDSYLESREAVETAEFQGGSRIYHYETSEETEPSVTDYSLLLRQWNEAWADIRPDLAEEVWHHICLLLKEGKCVGIQDVQVVAVSLFDTLMHSWNRLHPMLTPPLAMSDFLREIQSKYALHDLVNWMDRIICDWLEQIRKEMGEKKSNKLIEQVKQYVELHYAEEISFEAIAKGLFVHPKYLSQLFKRVTGENFVSYLNGYRIQRALELLQSGHYMVYEVSEMTGFRNATYFSQVFKMLTGKSPSEVG encoded by the coding sequence ATGATGAAGACCATTATGCTTGTTGATGACGATCCTCATATTGTAAAGGCATTAACAGATCATATCGATTGGCCTTCTCTGGGCCTCAGCATTGCAGGCACTGCTTCCAATGGCTTGGATGCGCTGGAGTTGTTTCACCGCATGCATCCAGACGTCGTTATGACTGACGTCTACCTGCCGGGGATGACCGGGCTTGAGATCACACAGACGTTGCGCCGTGATCATCCCCACTTGCCGATCATCATTCTTAGTGGATATGACGAATTCGAGAACGCCCGGGCAGCCATGCGTTGGGGGGTGAATCACTTTTTGCTGAAGCCGGCAGAGGTTGAGGAGATTGAGTCTGTGCTGCGTGAGGTGCTACTGGAACAAGATGTGCGAGAGCGGCATGAGCGGCTGGAGCGGACATACAAGCAGGAGGTTGGACGGGTACTTCCGTATTTGCGCAAACAATTTCTTCACGAACTGCTGACTACGCGATATCGGGCAGACGAGTTGCCTAAAGAACGCATGGACTATATAGGCATTCATATGTCCTCACAGACACGCGCCATTAGTCTGCAACTGAATCGCCCCGTATTTTTGACACGAATGAAAGAACGGGATTGGCAGCTTCTCCGCTATGGGGCGGCCGATATTATTCAGGAGACGGTGAAGGAGCAAGCGGCGCGCATGAATGGTCAGGTTGAGATTGTTGATTATTCGGATCAGGTATTTGTGTTGCTTCTATTAGGAGATAAAGATTATCTGGAGGAATGTCTGCCACTTGTGGAGCGGATGATCGATCAGATCTTTACGTATCTGAAAATTGAAGTGAGTGCTGGAATCGGAAGATCCAAGAGTCACCCATGTGAGGTGATAGATTCTTATCTCGAGAGCAGGGAAGCGGTGGAAACAGCAGAGTTTCAAGGAGGAAGTCGTATCTACCACTATGAAACATCAGAGGAAACAGAACCAAGTGTGACCGATTATTCATTATTGCTTCGTCAATGGAACGAGGCTTGGGCGGATATTCGACCTGACCTGGCGGAAGAGGTATGGCATCATATTTGCCTTTTGCTGAAAGAGGGGAAATGTGTTGGGATACAGGATGTACAGGTTGTGGCCGTCAGTCTGTTTGACACATTGATGCATAGCTGGAACCGACTTCATCCTATGTTAACGCCGCCGCTGGCGATGAGTGACTTTCTGCGTGAAATTCAATCGAAATATGCTTTGCATGATCTGGTAAACTGGATGGATCGTATTATCTGCGACTGGCTGGAACAGATACGCAAGGAGATGGGCGAGAAGAAAAGCAATAAACTGATAGAGCAGGTGAAACAGTATGTGGAGCTGCATTACGCCGAAGAGATCAGTTTTGAAGCGATAGCCAAGGGGCTGTTCGTACATCCGAAGTATCTGAGTCAACTTTTCAAAAGGGTGACCGGTGAGAATTTCGTCAGTTATTTGAACGGGTACCGGATTCAGAGAGCGTTGGAACTGTTGCAGTCGGGACATTACATGGTATATGAGGTGAGCGAGATGACGGGGTTCCGTAATGCGACGTATTTCAGCCAGGTGTTCAAAATGCTTACGGGCAAGAGTCCGTCTGAGGTGGGGTAG